In a single window of the Acidobacteriota bacterium genome:
- a CDS encoding amidohydrolase has translation MRFLTIIAVLLFAATSSFAQNADILLLNGKIWTAESADKFVEAAAIRGEKIIAAGSNAAVSKHRSSNTKVIDLKWRFAMPGINDAHAHFLSASMTATQVDLSEAATLEEAQAAIRKFAAENPNAPWITGFGWQYAIFPNARLPLRGDIDAVISDRPVFLSAYDGHTGWANSKALEIAGVTKATEFSGFGEVVRNEKGEPTGVFKESAMGLVRSKIPRPTREQQIEALKRGFKNAQSLGITSIQNAHGGQGETELYADLLKSNELGLRTHIAFSVNPRTTQADIDAIVAAAKNFSSPMLRVGAIKIMVDGVVESYTAAMLEPYTNRPDTMGEPSYTQEQLNNVVQMADKAGLQIYVHAIGDRGVRMALDAFENAIRVNGRRDSRFRIEHIETVQYADIKRFKELGVIASMQPIHADPATINVWSDNIGADRTSRAFAWRAMEQAGVKVIFSSDFPAAISMSPWRGLHSAVNRQTINGFPANGWLKQWSVPVSTALFAYTANGAFASFEEGKKGKIAAGMFADLIVLDRNPFEIAPSDLYRINVETTIIGGNLVFEKSR, from the coding sequence ATGAGATTCTTAACGATCATCGCGGTGCTGCTTTTCGCGGCTACTTCGTCATTTGCTCAAAACGCGGACATTCTGCTTCTGAATGGAAAGATCTGGACGGCCGAATCCGCAGACAAATTTGTCGAGGCGGCTGCGATCCGCGGTGAGAAAATAATCGCCGCTGGCAGCAACGCCGCTGTCTCGAAACACCGTAGTTCGAATACGAAGGTGATCGATCTGAAATGGCGATTCGCGATGCCCGGTATCAACGATGCTCATGCTCATTTTTTAAGTGCGTCAATGACCGCGACGCAAGTAGATCTTTCCGAAGCGGCTACATTGGAAGAGGCGCAGGCTGCGATCCGCAAGTTTGCCGCAGAGAATCCGAATGCACCTTGGATCACTGGATTCGGTTGGCAGTACGCGATCTTTCCGAATGCTCGCCTGCCGCTGCGAGGCGACATCGACGCAGTAATTTCAGACAGGCCGGTGTTTTTGTCGGCATACGACGGCCACACGGGATGGGCGAACTCAAAAGCTCTTGAAATAGCGGGCGTGACAAAAGCCACGGAATTCTCGGGATTCGGTGAGGTTGTCCGCAATGAAAAAGGCGAGCCCACAGGTGTTTTCAAGGAAAGCGCAATGGGCTTGGTTCGATCAAAGATCCCGCGGCCCACACGAGAACAGCAGATCGAAGCATTAAAACGTGGTTTCAAGAATGCACAGTCCCTAGGCATAACGAGTATTCAGAATGCACATGGCGGACAGGGAGAGACCGAACTCTACGCCGATCTGCTGAAGAGTAACGAACTCGGCTTGCGGACACACATAGCATTTAGTGTAAATCCGCGAACAACGCAGGCAGACATCGACGCGATCGTTGCGGCAGCGAAGAATTTTTCTTCGCCGATGCTTCGCGTTGGGGCCATAAAAATAATGGTGGACGGCGTGGTTGAATCTTACACGGCAGCGATGTTGGAACCCTACACCAATAGACCCGACACTATGGGCGAACCGTCGTACACGCAGGAACAGCTAAACAATGTCGTGCAGATGGCGGACAAGGCCGGGCTGCAGATCTATGTTCATGCGATCGGCGACCGCGGCGTCCGGATGGCATTGGATGCTTTCGAGAACGCGATACGCGTGAACGGCCGCCGCGATTCTCGATTTCGCATCGAGCATATCGAAACGGTCCAATACGCCGACATAAAGCGATTCAAAGAACTCGGCGTGATCGCATCGATGCAGCCGATCCATGCCGACCCGGCCACTATAAATGTTTGGTCCGACAATATCGGCGCTGACAGGACAAGCCGGGCGTTTGCGTGGCGGGCAATGGAGCAGGCCGGAGTAAAGGTCATATTTTCGAGCGACTTTCCTGCGGCTATCAGCATGAGCCCGTGGCGTGGGCTTCACAGCGCGGTCAATCGTCAGACGATCAACGGCTTTCCGGCGAACGGGTGGCTAAAGCAGTGGAGCGTGCCTGTTTCAACGGCCCTTTTTGCCTATACGGCAAATGGTGCGTTCGCGTCGTTCGAAGAGGGAAAGAAGGGTAAGATCGCAGCGGGAATGTTTGCGGATTTGATCGTTTTGGATCGCAACCCGTTCGAGATAGCGCCTTCTGATCTGTACAGGATCAATGTTGAAACCACTATAATCGGCGGCAATCTGGTATTCGAAAAATCGAGATGA